The proteins below are encoded in one region of Syntrophorhabdaceae bacterium:
- a CDS encoding CsgG/HfaB family protein translates to MKKFYGVLVCFALVFIMCTNSYGYEKEMNDLASYIASNMDKIGRKRVAIVDFNDQYGKPMELGKYISDELSLFLRRQAKGFEVLERAQLKTILSQNRITIGDPYDPAVVKKLGQIARVGAIVTGSIRVFHDTIRVEINIINTYLANVIGSTKADIIKTQRIREFLEKKGELVGHWRFNDPNNLGFDSSGYGNHGSVMYSKVRFVSDGMTGGAAYFFEGRQDAPAGIIVRNSDSLNIKTGEFTIAVWVKPDGNNIDNGDAVVSKCCEPYALFTWLDSPVNGITAVISSGAVYSGYVIPNNVWSHIAVTYDGNVVRFYHNGSLVVNKPFARGLTTDNGGLYIGASPHGAPEDFSGMIDEVRIYNKALSDAEINNIYNAR, encoded by the coding sequence ATGAAAAAATTTTATGGGGTTTTGGTCTGTTTTGCCCTGGTATTTATTATGTGCACCAATTCATATGGCTATGAAAAGGAGATGAATGACCTGGCTTCTTATATAGCCAGCAATATGGATAAGATAGGCAGAAAGAGGGTGGCTATAGTAGATTTCAATGACCAGTATGGTAAGCCTATGGAACTGGGTAAATATATATCCGATGAACTCTCTCTCTTCTTAAGGAGGCAGGCAAAGGGTTTTGAGGTGCTTGAAAGGGCACAGTTAAAAACCATTCTTTCACAGAATAGGATTACTATTGGAGACCCCTATGACCCTGCTGTAGTAAAAAAACTTGGACAGATAGCAAGGGTTGGTGCTATCGTAACAGGTTCTATAAGGGTTTTTCATGATACTATAAGGGTAGAGATAAATATCATTAATACCTATTTGGCAAATGTAATAGGTTCAACCAAGGCAGATATAATAAAAACTCAAAGGATAAGAGAGTTTCTGGAAAAGAAGGGCGAACTTGTAGGTCATTGGAGATTCAATGACCCAAATAACCTTGGATTTGACAGTTCAGGCTACGGTAATCACGGCTCTGTTATGTATTCCAAAGTCAGGTTCGTATCTGATGGTATGACAGGGGGTGCAGCTTATTTCTTTGAAGGAAGACAGGATGCCCCGGCTGGTATAATAGTTCGAAACAGCGATTCCCTGAATATAAAAACAGGAGAATTTACTATTGCAGTATGGGTCAAACCAGATGGCAATAATATAGATAATGGTGATGCTGTAGTGTCTAAATGTTGTGAACCTTATGCGCTTTTTACATGGCTTGACTCACCTGTAAATGGTATTACCGCTGTTATTTCATCAGGCGCTGTTTATTCAGGCTATGTTATACCGAATAATGTATGGAGCCATATTGCCGTTACCTATGATGGAAATGTTGTAAGATTCTACCACAATGGTTCGCTTGTTGTTAACAAACCTTTTGCAAGGGGACTTACAACGGATAATGGTGGTTTATATATTGGTGCCTCACCCCATGGAGCCCCAGAGGATTTCTCTGGTATGATTGATGAGGTGAGGATATATAATAAGGCACTTTCAGATGCAGAGATCAATAATATATACAATGCACGTTGA
- a CDS encoding transglutaminase-like domain-containing protein: MKRYLFFSIIFLSWLLFWSTLDVEAKTLLLEGKLDGRINVTQQMNFTISRQLNSLSYRFALPVSFSNRTVNQGLSQLNIRFEPQPAKVEDERDSFGNHYKRVTWNNLSQDSRIIMTYETSIRSELSAMESRAVFPLSSLPPETTIFLKPTKMVQSDSPEVVSLAKRLVTGANTQYQAVTSIMNFIADNIKYSYNPPQYDAIHTLNVKSGNCQNLAHLSMALLRASGIPARIVGGITLKDQWKVPLGGGNYSVQGMGQGGHVWIEIYFPDLGWLSYDPQQSKQFTSTRHIKQTHGLDSKDVNDSWRASPYVPEYSELIDAKFIEDNVNLVLKSSYDSPRSYIVSNNISIKAIVPPVPPKPPTPPLPPPAPPTPPPPPPGKITEFGNMEFPNLVNLYQIIGDRAEKIMDKETAEYVTSTYVYAQAFNVSRDFDLQSISLAMRKFGGDGSIYIDLVSDDNGKPNILSGTRSKFIPLEIIRKRPGYYWVDFTFPTDTGFVRLKKGKYWIVLRRSGEAIMNWFYTPGKHYGGSDDTRSTSKGYRWEDILNYDFVFKVKGIYR, from the coding sequence ATGAAAAGATATCTATTTTTTTCCATAATCTTTTTATCATGGTTGCTATTTTGGTCTACCCTGGATGTAGAGGCAAAAACCCTGCTTCTTGAGGGTAAACTTGACGGAAGGATCAATGTAACCCAACAGATGAATTTTACAATAAGCAGACAACTGAACAGTCTAAGTTACAGATTTGCCCTGCCTGTATCTTTTTCCAACAGAACTGTAAATCAGGGGCTTAGCCAGTTAAATATCCGTTTTGAGCCTCAGCCTGCAAAGGTGGAAGATGAAAGAGATTCATTCGGCAACCACTATAAGAGGGTTACATGGAACAACCTAAGTCAGGATTCAAGGATTATCATGACCTATGAAACAAGTATAAGGTCAGAACTATCTGCCATGGAGAGTAGGGCAGTCTTTCCTCTATCTTCATTGCCTCCAGAGACAACAATTTTTTTAAAGCCGACAAAGATGGTTCAGAGTGATTCTCCTGAGGTCGTCTCACTTGCCAAACGTCTTGTAACCGGTGCAAATACTCAATATCAGGCTGTAACATCTATTATGAATTTTATTGCTGATAATATAAAATACAGCTACAATCCACCACAATATGATGCCATCCATACTTTAAACGTAAAGTCTGGAAACTGTCAGAACCTTGCCCACCTATCCATGGCACTTCTTAGGGCATCAGGGATACCTGCAAGGATAGTGGGGGGTATAACCCTGAAGGATCAGTGGAAGGTGCCTTTGGGCGGTGGCAATTACTCTGTCCAGGGCATGGGGCAGGGCGGCCATGTGTGGATAGAGATATATTTTCCTGACCTTGGCTGGCTATCTTATGATCCCCAGCAATCAAAACAGTTTACCTCTACAAGGCATATAAAACAAACTCATGGATTAGACTCAAAGGATGTAAATGATTCATGGAGGGCATCACCTTATGTGCCTGAATATAGCGAATTAATAGATGCAAAATTTATAGAGGACAATGTAAATCTTGTTCTGAAGTCAAGTTATGATTCACCCAGGTCCTATATTGTAAGTAACAATATAAGCATTAAGGCTATTGTCCCCCCTGTCCCTCCTAAGCCACCTACACCCCCACTACCTCCTCCTGCCCCACCAACACCTCCACCCCCACCACCTGGTAAGATAACCGAATTTGGTAATATGGAATTCCCAAATCTTGTTAATCTTTACCAGATAATAGGTGATAGGGCAGAAAAGATAATGGATAAGGAGACAGCAGAATATGTTACATCTACTTATGTATATGCACAGGCATTTAATGTGTCAAGAGACTTTGATCTACAGAGTATATCTCTTGCCATGAGAAAATTTGGCGGTGACGGTAGTATTTATATAGACCTTGTCTCCGATGACAATGGTAAGCCTAATATTTTATCAGGAACACGTTCAAAATTTATACCTCTTGAGATCATAAGAAAAAGGCCAGGTTATTATTGGGTAGACTTTACATTTCCCACTGATACAGGTTTCGTAAGATTAAAAAAGGGCAAATACTGGATAGTCTTAAGGCGTTCAGGAGAAGCTATTATGAACTGGTTTTATACCCCTGGTAAACACTACGGAGGTAGTGATGATACAAGGTCTACATCAAAGGGCTACAGGTGGGAGGATATATTAAACTATGATTTCGTGTTCAAGGTAAAGGGTATCTACAGATAA
- a CDS encoding SH3 domain-containing protein, translating to MSKTAIYAFSILLTFSGTAICQSTQSEIGRYQLFQGTYRTFNIKTQQSDTSTGVFLIDTKTGEVKRYLNKIDEEGKYIETWVPTEMVTPPPQKVRQVQAVSIFLIATKQSHIRSEANIKSKSLRVISPGTKIEKLDESGNMFKVRLPSGLIGWIDKSLTQPVPE from the coding sequence ATGTCAAAAACAGCTATTTACGCATTTTCAATTCTTTTGACCTTTTCAGGTACTGCAATATGTCAGTCAACCCAATCTGAAATAGGAAGGTATCAGCTTTTCCAAGGGACATACAGGACCTTTAATATAAAAACCCAGCAAAGCGATACGTCTACTGGTGTTTTCTTAATAGATACCAAGACCGGGGAAGTCAAACGCTATCTAAACAAAATCGATGAAGAAGGCAAATATATAGAGACATGGGTTCCTACAGAGATGGTAACACCCCCTCCACAAAAAGTAAGACAGGTTCAAGCTGTTTCAATTTTTTTAATCGCCACCAAACAGTCTCACATAAGGTCAGAGGCAAATATTAAAAGTAAGTCTTTAAGGGTTATAAGCCCTGGGACAAAGATAGAAAAGCTCGATGAATCCGGCAATATGTTCAAGGTCAGACTCCCATCAGGGCTTATTGGCTGGATAGATAAGAGTCTGACCCAACCGGTTCCTGAATGA